A region of the Nymphalis io chromosome 6, ilAglIoxx1.1, whole genome shotgun sequence genome:
GGCAATCGGCGTTATTGAGCTGTACAAGGAATTTCATTGGTGATACCAATATGTAATAGGAGCCGTCCTTTTAAAGTCGACGACAGGTTGTGTTAAATAATGTCTCAATTCGTCTTGTAAACCTCCTCCTTCAGTTTCTGCTTGAAATAATTGTATCGGTCCGATTCGGGAGGTTAATGAATCGATTCATTGAATCGATGTAGGGTTAGatctgaaaaattatattactctaAATAATCGATTTTTCGATAAATCGACTTCAAATCGACATGCCAACCGCGATCGTTccattttagtgttaatattcaagGGTggctcttaccaggcggtgatcacttccagtgtttactcTGTTGATCACGGAGGCATTCCTAAATATATGGCGCTTATTggaatgaagtcgatctcattcatcgttATGTTAtgggggcttcgccaggtccacttccttttggcgctccggccatcgagggtgtggccaggggcagggggtgcgtgctggccgtcgtcggcggtgtgacggtcgtcgccgtctacgcctcgcccagtcggagtctcgccgagtttgagcagatgctggcagaggtcgggactctgatcgggcaagcggcgcccgcaccggtgttggtcgcgggggacttcaacgccaaatcaacggcttggggttctcctgtggccgatgcccggggagaggtgctcgaggagtgggcggtctcgttggggctggcggtcctcaacagtgggtcggagagcacgtgcgtgcggcggcagggcgaatcgatcgtggacattacgttcgcgtccaacgccctggcccgccgtgctcaaaactggagggtcgagactggcgtggagacactgtcggatcaccgatatattcggttcgatgtctctgcgtcggctcgttgggatgttcggcccactgttgtcggaggaacggaaggtcgtccgcgttggtgcctgggccgcctcgacggacagttggcgaaggaggcggccatcgtcgaagcttggggggccggttccgacccggtcctccggatcgaccaggaggccgaccggatcgacggcgccctgtcccgagtgtgcgacgcggcgatgccgagggctaagccgcacccgcaacgtcggcgggtgtactggtggcgtccggagctccgtcggctgcgcaaggcgtgcgtggcggcacggcgccgttacgttcggtgtaggagacgaagggttcgtgatgacgacgcggagggggttttctacaccggatataggaccgcctgccaggccctacagaaggccatagcacaggccaaagaggcggcgtgggaggaatggctggagacgctcaacggcgatccgtgggggcgtccgtatcgggtcgtgagacaaaagctccgaccctgggctcctccgctgaccagcagtctccagccgcagctcttggcgagggttgtggacacgctcttccccgagcggggagagttcgtgccaccggccatggtgccgcccgcgagcaggccccaagaggaggacgacgggtcaccggtgactccgatcaccgaggcggaattgcaggcggctgtcatcagactagggtcgaaaaagacagcccctgggcccgacggaatccccggtcgagccctgaagatcgcgtcggaggaactcggcgagagcatgcggcgcctcttcaccgcatgcctgtctcagggtaggttcccgcgacggtggaaaacgggcacgctcgttctgatccgcaaggacgggcgtccgtccgatcagccgtcagcctaccgcccgatcgtgttgctcgacgaggtgagcaagctcttcgagcgggtgctcgctgcccgtctcgtcagcagtatggagccgggactcgacgagcggcaatacgggttccgtcccggccgctcgacgctcgacgcgatcgccagggtgaggggcctggccgaggaggaggtgtctcggggcggggtggtgttggcagtgtcgctggatatttccaatgccttcaacaccctgccctgggaaacggtgatggaggccctgcggctccacggtgtgccgggctacctgcggcgtaccgtggccgattacttctcgggcagggcggtggccttcccgactgcggacggatgggccgtcaggtcgttgtcgtgcggtgttccgcaggggtcggtactaggaccgctcctgtggtgcatcggctacgactgggtgctgcgcggggccacgttgcggggggtcagcgtcacgtgctacgctgacgacaccctcgtgtcggcccgcggcagttcataccgggaggcggcctatcgcgccacggctggggtggcgcacgtagtccaccgaatccgcgcgttgggcctcgaggtggccctacacaaatccgaggccctcgtctttcacgggcctcggaacgcgccacctccgggggcggcgataacggtgggcggaacttccatcgccgtcgggtcgacgatgaagtacctgggactcgtgctcgacggcaggtggaagttcgaagagcacttccggcgcttggccccaaagttggtggctgcagccggggcgctagggaggatcctcccgaacgtgggtgggccaggaggtgcctgcaggcgcttgtacaccggcgtcgtgcgctcgatggcgctctacggggcgccgatatgggcggacgctctgagcgcccgtaacgtcgcctcgctgcgacgtccgcagcgagcgatggcgctcagagcggctcgggcgtaccgcacggtgtcgtacaccgcggcgtgcctgctcgccggaagcccgccatgggacctcgaggccgaggctaactcgagggtctattggcggatcaaggcggcagtgagagcggaggagaaccggccccacccacgtgaggttcggacgtggcgagaggaggcccgcgagagggtattcgccgagtggtcggagagactgggtgtcccgggtgctagccgggacctcgttgcggccattcggccggtgctgaggaagtgggtcgagcgcaagcacggcccacccacgtatcacctcacacagcttttgaccggccacggttgtttcggccggtacctgtgtgaggtggtcggtagggagccgacggtggagtgccaccattgtggcggaggagccgtggatacggcggaacacacgcgcgtagagtgcccggcttgggcggagcctcgcgcggtcctatccacggctgtaggtggggacctgtcgcttccggccgtcgtcgagaagatggccggaagcgggGAGATCTGGGCGGCGGTGTCgcggttcagcgcatgtgtcatgtcgcgaaaggaggaggcagagcgggagcgggaggacgacgtggactcgctcccgcaacgaagaaggagacctcttcgacggcggcgtgccttcgcaggccggacgctgccgcagagttaaggtgtggttggcggcggagccagtctgttgatccgccgcggggcttcaggCCCTggcgcccagcctccagtggcggactcgggggagtccgtcgcgtgacaggacggaggcacagagaggagggaggcgcgccccaacatcctggcgcgctctcgagatgggtcgccttatggcgacgaccgctggcggggttgcggttgtaagtcacaacgttcccgtgaccccgccgccttgcggagaggcggaaatccggggaggttttagtgggtaggacggtggccctctgccccgtgagtcccacatacccgtcccggtccccccggaccgggcggcaggcgtaaaaaaaaaaaaaaaaaaaaggtccacttcctttggggtttttttctggaaaaatgagtTCATCAGAAATAATTCCTATGTTtagaggaagtttaccagcattagCCCCCGATGATTCCTGCGCCCACAGTCAAATTTTCCTTCCCTCGATTCCATTCATCCATATCATCTTTTTgacattgaagtcacccataacaattgtgtagaaggtactggtacgagacatagctttcactatgtctttgTACATGGCTTCAACCTCTTCGTCTGTATGTAGAAGTTGGGgtatacacttgtataaccttcaaggcatacctctcggatatctttaagacaaggtatgccaccctcgccaACAAACTGCCAACCTCCACAACATTGCTTCTGAGTGACTTGCGGATCAAAAAGCCGACACCACCTTAGGATAGTTGGTGTCCTTTTCGGAAGTAGAGCAAGTAACCGACATCTAGTGTCCACGTGTCCTCGCACTGTCTTCGGTTTCCGATAGCCCTAATATATCCCAGTTCAtgcgacttaactctacttccaattccgTCAGATGGTTGTCTAGCCGCAGAGAGCATTCATTTGACAGATTttggtcgccagagcctcgttcagATGAGGTTGACGATAACGGGAGCCTAAGGTTGTTGTCGACTCCCTTTAATCccttttgttgttatattatcataatttggaagtctattttttgttaaataattatctcTTTTTATGCACACTAACTGCTCCGCAAAGTTTTAACGGCATTAAACGTTATTTCTCTACCCCTATGGGTATAGTCATACTAGGAGTATGACTTTAAATAGActataaacttaatatatacctaaccctatttataaaatgtagatATTACCAATATATACGttagaatataaacaaaacagtcTGGTACGTTTAAATTGATATACatcaagaatataatatacatcatCATCAGTTCAGCCTATTTCCACGAACAAAATAGTCTCCAATAAATTTTAGAGAAATGAGTCATCAAAAAAGTTGACACTTTATGTAATTGATAAAAGCAACGTCAATATTCACGAACGGCAGTGTTACGAAATTTCTCATGCACTAAATTAATGTAGGTAACATGAACGTATGTTTATTGCTTTTCATTATACTATCCTACTCGTCTATTCAGGATACTATGCTCGCTTAGTAAGatgaattaattgttaatagttTTGTTGTAATATTGAGAGttctataataatgattaaaaacatttttagttcgCATCAAAAGTCATTACTCTAAAAAACCCTTACGATAAAGTTTTGGATTTGACACAGTTTAACACAGCAAACGACGTGGAAAAAGTACCTGGCGCTTTTACAGCTGGCCTGCCTGACGTTACTGTCTGTCCTTGAAAATGCTGATGGATACAAACACAAATATGGTGGCGCTAGTTCGCTATCATCATGCTAGTCGAAATTTTGGCACTACGCACTCGATTAATGGATGCgcttaacaaaatttaatcaacCGATATCGGACTACTCGGATAGCCTTTTAtccactatttatttattattatatatttcctgGTCTCAAAAACCGTATCgccatttacaataaatatcattaaccTTATAATAGCAATATAGCGCTTATTAAATAATGCATTCTAATATCAAACATTGAATCCGATCACGTATTAGCTGTCTGGAACttatgtgttattttaattaaatatcgatGTATAATGGTAATTTCATAAATTTGTTACAGGTAATATTGTGAAGGTACAATCGACGTTGTCTTCTCGATTGACGTAAACGGAAGCCTATCCATAATAACGTATTCTAATTTAGTCAGACCTATTTACTCGATGCAACTAAACATGATATTTGAGAGTGAATGGAGCGCCAGAAAAGTAACACCTACTTGCCAACGTGTATATGCtcgaacatatttatttatagcgaGTTAATGTTGTATTACGGTACACAATTTCAGAATTTCAAAGAATGCATATTTATAGAAagtgaaaaaattatatttccaaGAATACCTGCgatagaaattaatatataaattgaacattatattatattacgccCCGTTTgtgtataaaatcaataatttgcTTTACACTTATTGTGCTTATACATAAGAAAATAGTTTCAATCATTGCATCACCGAGCTAAATGCAGAAGGCAAACATGTATAATGTTACTAATATGTACTGTTTCGATATAATTTTTGACATGAAATGGTATATCTGACTTTAATGTTAAAtgcatgaaatttaatttatacactaTTTCGACGGTCAGATTGAATCATGTATTTATCACGTAAAGTAGATGTTATTTGATCGTTAATTGAAATGCCATCGCATTCCCTGCATAATTGACTTGTGACGAGCAACTACGATCTATAATACTATCGAGCTTATTACCATCAAAGTTAATTAAGAGATAGCTACCAAATTCTAATCAAAATGCACgacaaaatgtttataatttataggtaaataataaaacgactgattcacttttcaaaatattcagagtaataagaaaaagaaaaaaaatcattgtttgTACACCATAGTttcagaatattatataaatacatatattatcatcatggctcataattattattacgagACAAGATAGATAGATAGGTAAGAAGAATCTTAACTTAATGTTGCGGGTTCGGGCCCGTGTAAGCATCGCTGAATATTAATCtgcttaacttgtgtttataattcatctcgagttCGGCTGCTGTATGTCAGTTGAGAATCTGCTACATTTATATCCaacaaaccgcattggagcagcgtggtggaagcgACTTTCTCGTAAAAAGAAGATggcgccttagcccagcagtgtgacattagccagctgttactttactatacaTATGTCTGAATTTTATGAGACTATCAATTAAAGAGAAGTTTAGCATATATAAGTCATGAGTCATAATTAAatccatttaattttataggtaAATAGTCTTTTTTCGGTTTATAAAGAAATGATCAAGGCAattgaaacatttatttcttaatcaAGAAGTTACAAAGGGCGTGCGAAACAAATCACAGGAATGAGTTTGCGGCTTTGAGTCACCAAAGGCCATTTAGTACCGATTTAGACGATCCAAATATTTTCACGGACGACGCACTTGATTCACAGTTTCTTACTGTAGAAaggagtaaaataaaattgattacgcTAAAATATTGGACTAAACAATTTCAAATGGTTAAAATGTGACATAAGGGAATTCTTTTATaacctataatttaaattataacaagctACCATAATATACTGTTATTGCAGAGATTCCAATGATTTGTTTATCTGTTCATGTTTTCGTCAAAGTGATAACACAGTTATCACGTGAACTGACACTTGCAAACTGCTGTCACTTAGACTATAATTGCAACGAAGTATCTAGCTATCTgtgtcataaaattatatatggtaGGTAGTAAATTATATAGGTGTATAGAATTTGATTATTacgattttaatacatttacccTGAATACATGAAACATGTATATTGTATGAGCAAAAGGACtatgtctgtaattacaaattatttatcattttataattctaaGCATGAATATTGttgcatataaattttattagaaaacatatattaattagttattttattaatgttaacgattattatttattgtctttaGAAAATTATATCTCACTGTCAAATTAGGATTATTTACACAGTAAATGtagatgtataatatataacttacccAATTTTTCTTGAAGAAATGtggtaattaatttcttatagtcaataatattaataaaacatccaTGCAAAAACACACACGAAAACAATTAAagctaaataataatgtattagtgTCACTGTTTTCGTAAAAGTCTTAATAGAAACTTGCCAACTGTTAACACTAAAATAACCACTGCACAAAAGACTACAACATGCGCAGATGCTTTTTCGGAATCCGACTCACCGGTACAACCCTTTTCGTCGTCCTTATCATTTACAGTAAACCTCACAAATTCCTGCATATGGTTAGGCAATTTTCGAACGTCCTTTTCTTCACCCGATTcaatcactttaattttatgttctATTATTTTTGGTTCCCTGTACACATTAAATCCTTTATCTCGCTCCTCATCAGTTTTAGGATCTTCAATACCTAATTTACACCATCTTTCTTTGGCTTTCGATATAAATTCCTCTTCTATACGATTGTTCATCGAATTAAAAGTTTCCAATGCTGGCATACTTTTTGATGTTGCGTAGCTGTGAATAGGTGTTTGAGTGATCTTGATAACTTTTTGCTGTTTTCTTTGCTCTCTTTCAGCCATTTGGTTAACATATTCAGAATACATTTTTTCTCTAAGTAATTCTTCTTCACTACTGCTAAATAATGAGGATATTTTTCTTCTCTCTGGACAAGTAGGAGTTTGATGCATAgacacatatttttttgaataagtattattttttgtttcaaatttttgATCATAACAGCTTTCTTTATCTAAAAACATGGGGGCTCTAggacctttatttatttttttatatttttcctgtTCTAAGCGACGTATCTCTGCATCTACTTCTTTTTCTTTTTGGCAAATATATTCCATTTGTTGATCGCATAAGTCTTTAGGCAAAGATGGTCTACGAGGCCTGATGTTTTCGTTTTTTTGGTCTCTTAAATCCGTACAATACCTATGCATATTTTGAATTGATGTTATATCACTTTCAATTTCTTTGCTCAAATTTCCAGtggaataatgaaaatattttttgttgttatgcAAAGTATGAAATGAATTTTCTCTAATTCCAGAATCACTCTCATAACAATAGGAAGACATATTATTAGACCTACGTGATGCTCCACATTTTGTACTAATATCAGATAAAATTGGAGGATAATGTTTATTTGTCGTCGGAATTTCTGTCGTATCAATTTCTTCTAACAGCCTTTTTGAATATGATTCGGTGTTCTCTTTGACTTTtggagtttttaaattaatatttggtaCGGGCGATGAATTTAATTTTGGCGAATTAGATGTATCACGAAGTAAAGCTAACAATCTACTTCCAGTTTGTGATTTCATAGGCATCTTTTCTATAGTATTTCTACTAATTAACTCGTTATGAATATCTTTGTCTTTGTCATCAGCTCTGCTGAAGTACACTTCAACTTTTGGAGCTATCTCATCTTTTTCGATAACTGTATTAGTCTTTTCCATCAACATTTTTTGAGATGGTGATAAACATTCATATactaattcatttcgtgctggCAAAGGAGGTTTATTTTGTTCTTCTGTAGATATTTTCAGCGATGATTTTCTTGGTTTTATTGGAGGAGGCAATTGATTATTTTCCTTACGGGAAGAAGTCGTGTTTGGGATATTCTCCTTAGATTGTGAAGCAAGAACGGTATTTTGCAAACGTTGAGATACATAAGCTAATTCTTCTAATATCTTATCCCCAAATGGTaaagaagtaatttttttaagacatATATCTCTCAATGTCGTGGGACTGACGTTTTTGTTATTAACATTGTTATCTAATAATGGTAGTTTTTTGGTGATACAATGTAGCACATCTTTTACATGACTAACATtagtattattttctatattttctttgtttatattatcacATTCctcgtcatttattaaattggaTACATCATTTAAAGAAGAATGTGTGGGATTATATTTAGCGGTACATTGGGAGGAATCTATACTGCTAGAAGAATCTTGACGTTTAAATGTGTCTTTTGAGCATTCATTACTATTTTCAGAATCAGAAACAACttcttttattaagttatttatagcATCATTAAGTTCACACTTAAGAACTTTTATTTCAAGATCGTATTCATCTATATCATTgggagattttttatttatttttgctttttccTCGTGTATTCGTTCCAGATCACATTTTTCTGGTGATATATGAATTTTTTCGTCATCTAAAGCTTtgacaaataaatttgttttgagaTTATCTGtacttaaaataactatttcatgAGAATTTTCATTTGAATGTGGTTCATTGtatgaaaaatctttttttatatcatcagaatttttgttattaattaactgcatattaattttatcatctttgtttatttctttttccGGTGGTTCGTTagcattgttattatatttttttactaaaaatgaaTTTGAAAGCATTGTTTCTGCATCGGAAACCTCAATAGTTGGAGTTATTATGCGCACAGATGTATCAGTTTCTTCACCTCTACTAGAATCATCATTCGCATCATATATAGAACTAGTACTACTAGAAGAGTCagttaaataaactaattcCGCTCCAGTCAATTTTTCAACAGTCTTTACGGTCCAATCGCCTCGTGCCTCAGATATTTCAGGCTCCTTAAGTTTTGCATCTACTCGTATACATTTTTGTGGTATTAAATGTCTAGAAGATGTTTTGCTTATAAAATCCACATTTTCATTTCTAAGATCTTctccttttttatattcaaacacTTCATCTTCTAGTTCCTCATTATCACTTTTTTTATCACTTATATATGACTGACGCTGTGATGTTTTAGAAGAACCACTACTTCCCTCTTCATCAATTACAGCTAAAGACCTAGATGTTCCTGCACGAGGATATATAAAATCTTCAGCAAATCCTTTTCTTCGTAGTCTGTATTTTACCTCGCGATTAATAAGTTGTTCTATTTCTGTTTTAATATCTCCTACGTTTAAACTTGTAGAATTCGTGGATAAATTCAGTGTTTGTAAGTAATTTCGTAAAGATGATTCTTCTTCTGGGCTGAGTGTTTTAGTGTGCTCACATTGGGCAATATTAAGTGGTATTGTCATACTTGATAGCACACCTTCGATTAATTCAGTTTGGGGTAATTTAAAATCATCAACATTTTCCCATTCGATACTTGATTCATCATGTGTAACTATTGCATTACTATTATCTATAACAAGAgtgtgtattttattatcacTTTGAATATTTGCGTCTTCTGTAATTTCAACTATCGTAGGGCTATCATCATTATCACAACTCTTACTTTTCATTCCATTATCTAATTTTggctttattttaatagatttatcaGGGGTTTCAACGATATACGTCGGTAATATAAGAGAGTCGTCATCATTATTTTGCTTTCTTTGTGTTTTATCACATTTTTGTATTTCATCTAAAGTACTTATTTTAGACTTGATATCCAAAGGTAAGTTCTCACATGGTAAGGTTTTTAGTTTATCGCAatcttgtttaaatatttcggttttattttcatttatatcttCCGTCGTAATATCTGAGCTAGATTCTAAAAcagtttctttattttcttctgtactatttttattgacatcacttcgattacttttattattcttcc
Encoded here:
- the LOC126768858 gene encoding uncharacterized protein LOC126768858 isoform X7; translated protein: MPERPKRRKNNKNKRKNNKSNRSDVNKNSTEENKETVLESSSDITTEDINENKTEIFKQDCDKLKTLPCENLPLDIKSKISTLDEIQKCDKTQRKQNNDDDSLILPTYIVETPDKSIKIKPKLDNGMKSKSCDNDDSPTIVEITEDANIQSDNKIHTLVIDNSNAIVTHDESSIEWENVDDFKLPQTELIEGVLSSMTIPLNIAQCEHTKTLSPEEESSLRNYLQTLNLSTNSTSLNVGDIKTEIEQLINREVKYRLRRKGFAEDFIYPRAGTSRSLAVIDEEGSSGSSKTSQRQSYISDKKSDNEELEDEVFEYKKGEDLRNENVDFISKTSSRHLIPQKCIRVDAKLKEPEISEARGDWTVKTVEKLTGAELVYLTDSSSSTSSIYDANDDSSRGEETDTSVRIITPTIEVSDAETMLSNSFLVKKYNNNANEPPEKEINKDDKINMQLINNKNSDDIKKDFSYNEPHSNENSHEIVILSTDNLKTNLFVKALDDEKIHISPEKCDLERIHEEKAKINKKSPNDIDEYDLEIKVLKCELNDAINNLIKEVVSDSENSNECSKDTFKRQDSSSSIDSSQCTAKYNPTHSSLNDVSNLINDEECDNINKENIENNTNVSHVKDVLHCITKKLPLLDNNVNNKNVSPTTLRDICLKKITSLPFGDKILEELAYVSQRLQNTVLASQSKENIPNTTSSRKENNQLPPPIKPRKSSLKISTEEQNKPPLPARNELVYECLSPSQKMLMEKTNTVIEKDEIAPKVEVYFSRADDKDKDIHNELISRNTIEKMPMKSQTGSRLLALLRDTSNSPKLNSSPVPNINLKTPKVKENTESYSKRLLEEIDTTEIPTTNKHYPPILSDISTKCGASRRSNNMSSYCYESDSGIRENSFHTLHNNKKYFHYSTGNLSKEIESDITSIQNMHRYCTDLRDQKNENIRPRRPSLPKDLCDQQMEYICQKEKEVDAEIRRLEQEKYKKINKGPRAPMFLDKESCYDQKFETKNNTYSKKYVSMHQTPTCPERRKISSLFSSSEEELLREKMYSEYVNQMAEREQRKQQKVIKITQTPIHSYATSKSMPALETFNSMNNRIEEEFISKAKERWCKLGIEDPKTDEERDKGFNVYREPKIIEHKIKVIESGEEKDVRKLPNHMQEFVRFTVNDKDDEKGCTETVMIAPTFKARSSSPAIWRPGAPAGGVTPNAESPNAPPPPPPPVWSPSSNTTSPQTPRKTFRPVHFEDTPPPRRKFGSSDQNGCTSGSESEGRLRTSLSAPATGLNTLGSSSTSRLPRAQNPTVTLLQKAREGQISRGLSNYQQEKDPRLPRDRPSPPKGDPVHALRKEYASEAEGDRGDYERSQKMTDVKKKIEGIGPTTKDGMPVALRSEVKDPSRWYKKMYDTIHKNKYDEDCVTIRYKNRRGELQRPNSNRSQYAYFDPRSGYLSEPEGGLSRLASSTWSDAYDSDVTSGPRRRTASVQEDRRFDDVSSYVANNKYSTLASGRARQEVYKSQPGRIENYVPGKSSVIDKEAKQWWDEVMDIFDGQNESSTLSQSQASPKEKKDLTSAILSKSNMARALKESGYESDSTLIFRRREDTEAPLSPAERRAAYKDLQAGGEPPLRGFRSPAPPRQESPSRRYVESDVNIHYRCPVRHDPLPLVPERELARQQAEHMKRLYREQKRNKYLQELQDMQNRRHQDNFMPSQKTVVPLNRYDEAEKIIARALYTFNGQTARELSFRKGDVINVRKQIDSNWYEGEVHGKIGLFPYNYVELLKGDGVQTLKKSAVVEGRARAKFDFIAQTNLELPLKKGEVVVLTRRIDHNWWEGRNGSKTGIFPDSYVTILQEPTQGKPEPYPTLNTGKPVASPAAHGLLNGTDKRSMGAHRYTPQPNSPALANAPPATQPLAGYITKSSQSLSASDRGYGPPTGAGVDLNNTEPLYVDTNAEAIPYRAMYKYRPQNPDELELNEGDTVYVLEKCDDGWYVGSSQRTGRFGTFPGNYVERI